A genomic region of Thermodesulfitimonas autotrophica contains the following coding sequences:
- a CDS encoding sensor domain-containing diguanylate cyclase, which yields MHPNLLLNVSVKYWQDFQDTLAKAINANIYIFDAKGTPFSRFSLPIKLCEDINKGKELRNEKCANFYKLTCASLKDKDTLICPYGIKLCAYRLGSNTQKIGCLVVVPATRTTLIDREEEIAFVTKANNVYRTINEVFNAILEKNVLGLRRLELNSIYEISRLMTSIVELDKVLELITNSLVIIYEADLCFIGLREGDKIRVAHGKGVRGSNLLIGKEWPLTHPLIEQVSSKIEPSTLSVDELKGLPGFADVEVAPGTQIMVYPLWTALGIVGLLGTAASASLDDNGNKNLQIYINFAAVALANATLIRRLEKEAATDFLTDLFNKRVLGDVLAAELQRAARYGYHLSVIFLDIDDFKAYNDTFGHLAGDVVLQKVAELIKNSIRVTDIACRYGGEEFLVILPGTKGEDAVKVANRVRKSIEDHPFPHRQITASLGVVSAKKHDSVESLLARVDRACYQAKKLGKNHVYLDLS from the coding sequence ATGCATCCCAACCTTTTACTCAACGTTTCGGTGAAGTATTGGCAGGATTTTCAAGATACGCTGGCTAAAGCCATCAATGCGAACATCTACATCTTTGATGCAAAGGGTACTCCTTTCTCCCGCTTTAGTTTACCCATTAAGTTGTGCGAGGATATTAACAAAGGAAAGGAACTCCGTAACGAAAAATGTGCTAATTTTTATAAGCTTACGTGCGCGTCTTTAAAAGATAAAGATACGCTTATTTGCCCGTACGGAATTAAGCTTTGCGCCTACCGTTTGGGAAGCAATACCCAAAAGATAGGGTGCCTCGTAGTTGTTCCTGCCACACGTACGACTCTGATAGATCGCGAAGAAGAAATTGCCTTTGTTACCAAAGCAAACAACGTTTACCGGACCATCAACGAGGTTTTTAACGCCATTTTAGAAAAAAACGTACTGGGGTTACGGAGACTCGAACTGAACAGCATCTACGAGATAAGTCGCCTGATGACTTCGATTGTCGAACTGGATAAGGTCTTAGAACTCATAACAAATTCGCTGGTTATAATTTACGAAGCCGACTTGTGCTTTATTGGCCTTAGAGAAGGGGATAAAATCAGAGTAGCGCATGGTAAAGGTGTGCGCGGCAGCAACCTGTTGATTGGTAAGGAATGGCCATTGACCCACCCGTTAATCGAGCAAGTTTCTTCCAAAATTGAACCGTCAACTTTGAGCGTTGATGAACTGAAGGGACTACCGGGTTTTGCCGATGTGGAGGTTGCTCCCGGAACTCAAATCATGGTTTACCCCCTCTGGACGGCGTTAGGCATAGTCGGGTTGTTGGGCACAGCGGCCTCTGCTTCCTTGGATGATAACGGCAATAAAAACCTGCAGATATACATAAATTTCGCCGCGGTGGCTCTGGCCAATGCCACTCTTATCCGCCGCCTGGAAAAAGAAGCTGCAACCGATTTCTTAACCGATTTGTTTAACAAGCGCGTTTTAGGGGATGTACTGGCTGCCGAACTGCAAAGGGCAGCAAGGTATGGTTACCATCTGTCGGTTATTTTCCTGGATATAGATGACTTCAAGGCTTACAATGATACTTTTGGACACTTGGCCGGCGATGTGGTGTTGCAAAAGGTAGCAGAGTTAATAAAGAACTCCATCAGGGTTACGGACATTGCGTGCCGCTACGGGGGCGAGGAGTTTTTGGTCATTCTTCCAGGAACAAAAGGAGAAGATGCTGTGAAAGTGGCAAATAGAGTACGCAAATCCATAGAGGATCACCCTTTCCCGCACCGGCAGATTACAGCAAGCCTGGGTGTGGTTTCCGCGAAAAAACACGATTCCGTGGAGTCGCTGCTTGCAAGGGTAGACCGGGCCTGCTATCAGGCAAAGAAATTGGGAAAAAACCACGTATATTTGGACCTGTCTTAG
- a CDS encoding ATPase domain-containing protein, with translation MERLKTGIKNLDYILGGGIPAYSLNIVSGSPGSGKTIFVQHIIFNNARNGLKSLYLTTISESQLKMVRHLQEFAFFADGLLGDRVIYGDLGTVLRKEGASKGLDYLVQLIKEHLPSIVVIDSLKVIRDLFPDEKAFRAFVFELAALFSIWEITAFLVGEYEEQELTCLSEFAIADGIFHLYGQEEKRFQKRYMRILKMRGASFQQGEHLFQIGPLGIEVYPRLRPEGEELQYEVKRGRKKFGIPELDEMLSGGLLEGTITLISGATGTGKTILALKFLFEGVQRGERGIFFSFEESALQLQHTARHLGWEVDKYLANGQLEIKFISPIELDVDKHAFEILDMVRGKKVERFVIDSISSFESSVSDVQKYRDYLWAIGQQLRRRHVTTIFTVLNEDLFSPLIVSRAQLSLIADNTIILRYVEDNSIIKKVLGILKARGSNHDKSLREYEITAEGINILNRLDKADMLK, from the coding sequence ATGGAGAGGTTGAAAACGGGCATAAAAAATCTTGATTATATTCTTGGTGGCGGCATACCTGCTTATTCATTAAACATCGTTTCTGGTTCCCCGGGCAGCGGAAAGACGATATTCGTCCAGCACATCATATTTAATAATGCTAGGAACGGGCTTAAGAGTCTATACCTGACCACTATTTCAGAGTCACAGCTGAAGATGGTGAGGCACCTTCAAGAGTTCGCGTTTTTCGCGGACGGTTTGCTTGGGGACAGGGTTATTTACGGAGATTTGGGGACTGTCCTGCGCAAAGAGGGAGCGAGCAAAGGTCTGGATTACCTGGTTCAATTGATTAAAGAACATTTGCCCAGCATAGTGGTGATTGACAGCCTCAAGGTTATAAGGGATCTTTTCCCAGACGAAAAAGCTTTTAGAGCCTTCGTCTTTGAGTTGGCCGCCCTTTTTTCAATATGGGAGATCACTGCGTTTCTTGTTGGCGAATACGAGGAACAAGAACTAACGTGTCTGAGCGAATTTGCCATTGCTGATGGGATTTTCCACCTTTACGGGCAGGAAGAAAAGCGATTTCAAAAAAGGTATATGCGTATTTTAAAAATGAGAGGAGCAAGCTTTCAGCAAGGTGAACACCTGTTTCAAATTGGCCCTTTGGGAATAGAAGTATACCCGCGCCTGAGACCGGAGGGTGAAGAACTTCAGTACGAGGTTAAGCGGGGGCGTAAAAAGTTTGGTATCCCCGAACTGGACGAAATGTTATCCGGCGGTTTACTGGAGGGGACGATTACCCTCATCTCCGGTGCTACTGGGACGGGCAAGACAATACTTGCCTTAAAGTTTTTATTTGAAGGGGTCCAAAGAGGCGAAAGGGGGATATTCTTTTCTTTCGAGGAGTCTGCACTTCAACTTCAGCATACCGCCCGCCACCTGGGGTGGGAGGTGGATAAATATTTAGCAAATGGTCAACTGGAAATAAAATTTATTTCGCCCATAGAGCTGGATGTAGACAAACATGCTTTTGAAATACTGGACATGGTCAGGGGAAAAAAGGTGGAGAGATTTGTCATCGACAGTATTTCTTCTTTTGAGAGTAGCGTTTCCGATGTTCAAAAGTACAGAGACTACCTGTGGGCAATAGGACAACAGCTCAGGAGGAGACACGTCACCACCATTTTTACCGTGCTCAACGAGGATCTCTTTTCGCCTCTTATTGTATCCAGAGCCCAGCTATCCTTAATTGCCGATAATACAATCATCCTGCGGTACGTAGAAGACAATTCTATCATTAAAAAAGTACTTGGAATCCTGAAAGCCCGGGGAAGCAATCACGACAAGTCTCTAAGGGAGTACGAGATCACCGCGGAAGGAATAAATATCCTGAATAGGCTGGATAAAGCGGATATGCTCAAATGA
- a CDS encoding response regulator, whose product MEDSSIVRFSVRRLLEAEGYEVAEATSGEEALVKARRSLDPFDLLIVDIHLPGIDGLTTIRKIKEMPGYRYIPVMVLTVDAKASTVEEAVKSGAVEYLCKPFTSEQLLQRVDRLIGRGEKDSPSETLKKLLRKEINRARRGGTKFTLILAQRKAGGRGMAEIGRRLRRRLREIDEVVVLSDDLVALVLPLTDAAGSETVVKKFGQWIPEGGWCFGRAVYPEDGSGEEELLRRARELLQEQKPQLATGSGGTASEATAPEHPGIE is encoded by the coding sequence GTGGAAGATTCTTCTATCGTCAGGTTTTCTGTAAGAAGACTATTAGAGGCTGAGGGCTACGAGGTAGCGGAGGCGACCAGCGGCGAAGAAGCCCTCGTCAAGGCAAGAAGAAGCCTCGACCCATTTGATCTCCTCATTGTTGATATTCACCTGCCCGGCATCGACGGTTTAACCACGATCCGGAAAATAAAGGAAATGCCGGGCTACCGTTACATTCCCGTGATGGTTCTGACGGTCGACGCGAAAGCGTCTACAGTTGAGGAGGCTGTAAAATCAGGGGCCGTAGAGTACCTCTGCAAGCCTTTCACCTCCGAACAGCTCCTTCAGCGGGTTGACAGGCTGATTGGACGGGGCGAAAAAGACTCCCCATCCGAAACCCTGAAAAAACTTCTCCGCAAAGAAATCAACCGTGCTAGGAGAGGGGGTACCAAGTTTACCCTGATTCTCGCCCAAAGAAAGGCAGGCGGGCGGGGTATGGCCGAAATAGGCAGGCGCTTGCGCAGGAGGCTGCGGGAGATAGACGAAGTGGTTGTTCTCAGCGATGACCTGGTAGCTCTGGTACTCCCGTTGACAGACGCGGCGGGTTCAGAGACGGTGGTCAAAAAGTTCGGGCAGTGGATCCCGGAGGGCGGGTGGTGTTTTGGCCGGGCGGTCTACCCGGAAGATGGTTCTGGCGAAGAAGAGTTGCTACGCAGAGCCCGGGAACTTTTGCAAGAGCAAAAGCCCCAGTTGGCAACCGGTTCTGGCGGAACTGCGTCCGAGGCTACCGCCCCAGAACACCCAGGAATCGAGTAG
- a CDS encoding bifunctional diguanylate cyclase/phosphohydrolase produces MREWEKKRSEELSEHVLVTHIVSLLVFFAIITSFYNFKLGVDFSQCLKVNLLMSFFAVCIAVYILRKLIPRAIPLTQTRTDELLLLAFVLPLTFGFLWYSKSFFSTKLLIMIPVIIAATAFGRYGGIGTALFAGALLFLLDYRVLHALPEKTFQTDLIVSSVAVFAAWVVGGLMEIEKKTQRELIKLADYDHLTGLYNHRYLQERLTLSLKEAAAKNFPVALVLFDIDQFRYYNSVYGYQKGDEILAAIGRLLLEEVKEPNYAARYGADEFMVVFPGMNKEEALVEADRLGKEIGARATLCLEAAGNGSKPFTVSTGIATYPADGDAAVPLIRAAEDDLFRTKYSGGKTYLYRSVLSEICTLKIQEAFPTLQSLVALINARDRYTFGHSERVLSYALALAEKLGLPEAEKEVLRYGAYLHDLGKIEIEPAILNKPTRLSTEEWAIMKNHTVWGSEMLKSLPAFREILPLLRSHHENYDGSGYPDQLKGKEIPLLARILRLADSFDAMTTDRPYRKALSFAAACQEIEKHAGSLYDPELVPLFLKVIKEAAAKSPRLGAAESSRERVAEHELKKASG; encoded by the coding sequence ATGCGCGAGTGGGAGAAGAAGCGAAGCGAGGAGCTGTCGGAGCACGTCTTGGTGACCCATATCGTTTCCCTTTTGGTCTTTTTTGCGATTATCACCAGCTTTTATAACTTCAAGCTGGGGGTAGACTTTTCCCAATGTTTGAAGGTTAATCTCTTAATGAGTTTTTTCGCGGTGTGCATAGCTGTCTACATCCTCCGCAAGCTCATTCCCCGGGCTATCCCCCTCACCCAGACCCGGACCGACGAACTGCTTCTTTTAGCCTTCGTTCTCCCGTTGACCTTCGGTTTTCTCTGGTACTCCAAAAGTTTCTTTAGCACCAAGCTTTTGATTATGATTCCGGTGATCATTGCCGCCACTGCCTTCGGGAGGTACGGGGGGATCGGCACGGCGCTTTTCGCCGGCGCGCTTCTCTTCCTCTTAGACTACCGCGTTCTGCACGCCCTGCCCGAAAAGACTTTCCAAACCGACCTCATCGTGAGCAGTGTCGCCGTCTTCGCCGCCTGGGTGGTGGGCGGGCTAATGGAAATAGAAAAGAAGACGCAGCGGGAGCTGATCAAGCTGGCCGATTACGACCATCTGACCGGCCTTTATAACCACCGCTACCTCCAGGAAAGGCTGACGCTTTCCCTTAAGGAAGCGGCGGCGAAAAACTTCCCCGTAGCGCTGGTACTCTTCGACATCGACCAGTTCCGCTACTACAACTCCGTTTACGGCTACCAGAAGGGCGACGAGATCCTGGCCGCGATCGGGAGGCTGCTCCTGGAGGAAGTTAAAGAGCCGAACTACGCCGCCCGCTACGGGGCCGACGAGTTTATGGTGGTTTTCCCGGGGATGAACAAAGAAGAGGCTTTGGTTGAAGCTGATCGTCTCGGTAAGGAAATCGGCGCCCGCGCCACTCTCTGCCTGGAGGCTGCGGGGAACGGTTCCAAACCTTTTACTGTCTCCACGGGTATCGCCACCTACCCCGCCGACGGCGATGCCGCCGTCCCCCTTATCCGGGCCGCCGAAGACGACCTGTTCCGCACGAAGTACAGCGGCGGGAAAACCTATCTCTACCGCTCGGTCTTAAGCGAGATTTGCACCCTCAAAATCCAGGAGGCCTTTCCCACCCTCCAGTCGTTGGTTGCCCTCATCAACGCCAGGGACCGGTATACCTTCGGCCACTCCGAGCGGGTCCTTTCTTACGCCCTGGCGCTGGCGGAGAAGTTGGGCCTTCCCGAGGCGGAAAAGGAGGTTCTCCGTTACGGGGCCTACCTGCACGATCTCGGCAAGATCGAAATCGAACCCGCGATCCTGAACAAGCCCACCCGCCTGAGTACCGAAGAATGGGCGATAATGAAGAACCATACGGTATGGGGCAGCGAGATGCTCAAATCTCTTCCCGCCTTCCGGGAGATCCTGCCCTTGCTGCGCTCCCACCACGAAAATTACGACGGCTCCGGTTACCCGGACCAACTGAAAGGGAAGGAGATACCCCTTTTGGCGCGGATACTGCGCCTTGCCGACAGTTTCGACGCGATGACTACGGATCGCCCGTACAGAAAAGCTTTGAGTTTCGCCGCAGCCTGTCAGGAAATAGAAAAACACGCCGGGAGCCTTTACGACCCCGAGCTGGTACCCCTTTTCCTAAAAGTAATTAAGGAAGCGGCCGCGAAAAGTCCACGACTGGGTGCTGCCGAAAGCAGCCGGGAGAGGGTAGCAGAACACGAACTTAAAAAGGCATCGGGATAA
- a CDS encoding cyclic lactone autoinducer peptide has product MKRLLHRLLPALFSVLVAAAFAGVKPTCSWGFLYQPEVPEALRNKVEA; this is encoded by the coding sequence ATGAAGCGTCTCCTGCACCGCCTCTTACCCGCTCTCTTTAGCGTTTTGGTGGCGGCTGCCTTTGCGGGTGTCAAACCGACTTGTTCTTGGGGTTTCCTTTACCAGCCGGAGGTGCCGGAAGCTTTAAGGAATAAGGTGGAGGCGTAA
- the prfB gene encoding peptide chain release factor 2 (programmed frameshift) → MFVDLRRELELIREKLATIGGSLDVAGKRKEITRLEAEMAAPGFWENPARAQAVTRQLARLRDTLADYERLSSECEELAVLLDLAEEEADQELLTEIEGDVRRLAQSLTALEMAVLLAGPYDTASAIVTLHAGAGGTDAQDWVAMLFRMYTRWAEARGFEVRLLDSLAGDEAGLKSVTFEVNGPNAYGYLRAERGVHRLVRISPFDASGRRHTSFASVDVLPVLEESGAVEIKPEEIRVDTFRASGAGGQHVNKTESAVRITHLPTGITVTCQSERSQAANKAAALEILQAKLLDLKIKEQEAQLAKLRGEQREIAWGSQIRSYVLNPYSLVKDHRTGVEQGNVQAVLDGEIDAFIHAFLLAEAQQRMASEVPAVNRAR, encoded by the exons TTGTTTGTTGATTTAAGACGCGAGCTTGAACTGATCCGGGAGAAACTTGCCACCATCGGAGGTTCTCTT GACGTAGCCGGGAAGCGAAAAGAGATCACCCGGCTCGAAGCAGAAATGGCCGCGCCCGGTTTCTGGGAGAACCCGGCGCGCGCGCAGGCGGTGACGCGGCAGCTTGCCCGGCTGCGGGACACACTTGCGGATTACGAGCGCTTGAGCAGCGAGTGCGAAGAGCTTGCGGTGCTGCTCGATCTCGCCGAGGAGGAAGCCGACCAGGAGTTGCTCACCGAGATAGAGGGCGATGTGCGGCGGTTGGCGCAGAGCTTGACCGCCCTTGAGATGGCGGTGCTACTCGCCGGGCCTTACGATACGGCCAGCGCTATTGTCACGCTGCATGCCGGGGCGGGCGGCACGGACGCTCAGGATTGGGTAGCGATGCTCTTCCGGATGTACACCCGCTGGGCGGAGGCGCGGGGCTTTGAGGTGCGGCTCCTCGACTCCTTGGCTGGCGACGAGGCGGGGCTGAAGAGCGTTACCTTTGAGGTTAACGGCCCCAACGCTTATGGTTACTTGCGGGCGGAGCGCGGTGTCCACCGGTTGGTGCGCATCTCGCCCTTCGACGCGAGCGGCCGCCGGCACACCTCTTTTGCTTCGGTCGATGTTCTGCCCGTTTTAGAAGAAAGTGGGGCGGTGGAGATAAAGCCGGAGGAGATTCGCGTCGATACCTTCCGGGCGAGCGGCGCCGGCGGCCAGCACGTCAACAAGACCGAGTCGGCAGTGCGGATTACCCACCTGCCGACGGGCATCACGGTCACTTGCCAGAGCGAGCGTTCGCAGGCGGCGAATAAGGCGGCGGCGCTGGAAATTTTGCAGGCTAAGCTGCTGGACTTGAAGATAAAGGAGCAGGAGGCTCAGCTCGCAAAGCTGCGCGGCGAGCAACGCGAAATCGCCTGGGGCAGCCAAATCCGGTCTTACGTGTTGAACCCCTACAGCCTGGTGAAGGACCACCGGACCGGTGTGGAGCAGGGGAACGTCCAGGCGGTGCTCGATGGGGAGATCGACGCCTTCATCCACGCCTTTTTACTGGCGGAGGCGCAGCAAAGGATGGCGAGCGAAGTCCCGGCGGTAAACCGGGCCAGGTAA
- a CDS encoding GAF domain-containing protein, with translation MENGLDRVLRALGLEMGTIWLHPHRVTRGLPPEAVEIGEIAAGADLRIPQVQAVSDWQKVKETHPGLVPLAGVMATLGIRASIAVSLEREGRAGGLAVHAPRPRAWTGTEIALVETAAYLLVVTIETLRAGEERRRLSRALKVLGRCNEAVMRATDETALMQEICRLVVEEGGYRLAWVGFAEEDPANTVRPVAQTGFEEGYLETVTITCDDSEHGRGPTGTAIRTGQPAVVRNILTDSAYAPWREEATRRGYASSIALPLIAGERTIGALNIYAAEPDAFAPDEVELLCRLADNLAFGIQSLRARTALRESETKYRALDVTERKQMEEKIRCQAARAEALLSVASRLNAQLDLDRVLKVVCEEARAALRVPMAIVLLHDDRRDVLELAAGAGLPSEFAERLKPLPRSLFGAYVREENPVVIITDLRTIPDQQVANLCADYNLRTGIGARLQRNGRLIGVLALITAGEVRHFTAGELALLQGLADHASQAITNARLFAETQRRLKLVQALRSIDLAIAGSLDLRVTFSVVLDEITSQLGIDAAAILRFNPHTLMLEYVAWRGFRTETIKRLRLRLGEGYAGQVALERRTIHIPSLPEAKRDPVQAQLLVDEGFVAYYGVPLIAKGQIQGVLEVCHRSPADHDGEWLQFLETLAGQAAIAIENVALLDQVQHSHLELVMAYDATIEGWARALELRDRETEGHSQRVTEMTLRLARALGMKEEELVHVRRGALLHDIGKLGVPDSILLKPGPLSPEEWEIMRQHPRYAYEMLSPIAYLRPAIDIPYCHHEKWDGTGYPRGLKGEQIPLAARIFAVVDVWDALGSDRPYRPAWPPEKVRAFIKEEAGRHFDPQVVEVFLKILEEKITKCE, from the coding sequence TTGGAGAATGGCCTCGACCGCGTGCTCCGGGCCCTGGGCTTGGAGATGGGAACCATCTGGCTCCATCCCCACAGAGTGACGCGTGGCCTGCCGCCAGAAGCGGTGGAGATCGGGGAAATAGCAGCCGGGGCCGACCTAAGGATTCCCCAAGTGCAAGCCGTTTCCGACTGGCAAAAAGTCAAGGAAACCCATCCCGGACTGGTACCACTGGCGGGCGTTATGGCAACTTTAGGTATTCGGGCTTCCATCGCGGTTTCCCTTGAACGGGAGGGGCGTGCCGGCGGACTTGCCGTGCACGCGCCCCGGCCGCGGGCGTGGACCGGTACGGAGATAGCCCTCGTGGAAACCGCGGCCTACCTGCTTGTGGTGACGATCGAGACACTGCGGGCGGGGGAAGAACGCCGCAGGTTGAGCCGCGCCCTCAAAGTGCTCGGCAGGTGCAACGAAGCGGTTATGCGCGCGACGGATGAAACCGCGCTGATGCAGGAAATCTGCCGCCTGGTGGTGGAGGAAGGCGGGTACCGGCTGGCCTGGGTGGGCTTTGCCGAGGAGGATCCGGCCAACACGGTGCGCCCGGTGGCGCAGACCGGATTTGAAGAAGGCTATCTTGAAACAGTCACCATTACCTGTGACGATTCGGAACACGGACGCGGGCCCACCGGAACGGCCATTCGCACCGGCCAGCCGGCGGTTGTTAGAAACATACTGACCGATTCCGCTTACGCTCCCTGGCGCGAGGAGGCCACGCGGCGCGGCTATGCTTCGTCCATTGCGCTGCCGCTTATCGCCGGGGAGCGGACGATCGGCGCGCTGAACATTTACGCGGCCGAACCGGATGCTTTTGCGCCGGACGAAGTCGAGTTGCTGTGCAGGTTGGCCGACAACCTTGCATTTGGCATTCAGTCCCTGCGCGCCCGGACGGCGTTGCGCGAAAGCGAGACGAAGTATCGTGCTTTAGACGTCACCGAGCGTAAGCAGATGGAGGAAAAAATACGCTGCCAGGCCGCCCGCGCCGAGGCGCTACTGAGTGTTGCTTCCCGCCTCAACGCTCAGCTCGACCTGGACCGCGTGCTAAAAGTGGTTTGCGAGGAAGCTCGTGCTGCGCTTCGTGTTCCTATGGCTATCGTCCTGCTGCATGACGACCGGCGCGACGTGCTTGAACTGGCCGCCGGCGCGGGCTTGCCGTCGGAGTTTGCCGAGCGGCTGAAGCCGCTGCCGCGGTCTCTTTTCGGGGCGTACGTCCGGGAGGAAAACCCCGTCGTTATAATTACGGATCTGCGAACCATTCCGGACCAGCAGGTGGCTAATTTGTGCGCTGATTACAACCTCCGCACCGGTATCGGCGCAAGGTTGCAGCGGAACGGGCGGCTCATCGGCGTTCTGGCCCTGATCACTGCGGGCGAAGTCCGCCACTTTACTGCCGGGGAGCTGGCGCTGCTACAGGGCTTGGCGGATCATGCCAGTCAGGCTATTACCAACGCCCGCCTCTTTGCGGAGACGCAGCGCCGCTTAAAGCTTGTGCAGGCTCTGCGCAGCATTGACTTGGCCATCGCGGGGAGCCTCGACCTGCGCGTCACCTTTAGCGTGGTGCTGGACGAGATAACCTCCCAACTGGGCATAGATGCTGCGGCCATCCTGCGTTTTAACCCACATACCCTGATGCTGGAGTACGTCGCCTGGCGCGGTTTTCGTACGGAAACTATCAAGCGCCTCCGCCTGCGTTTGGGCGAGGGCTACGCTGGTCAGGTCGCTCTTGAGCGCCGCACCATCCACATCCCTTCTCTGCCTGAGGCTAAGCGCGACCCGGTACAGGCTCAGCTCCTGGTAGACGAAGGTTTCGTTGCCTATTACGGGGTGCCCCTCATTGCCAAAGGGCAGATTCAGGGCGTGCTGGAAGTTTGTCACCGCTCGCCTGCTGACCACGACGGGGAATGGCTGCAGTTTTTGGAGACGCTGGCCGGGCAGGCGGCCATTGCCATTGAAAATGTCGCTCTACTTGATCAAGTGCAGCACTCCCACCTGGAGCTGGTCATGGCTTACGACGCCACCATCGAGGGTTGGGCGCGCGCTCTCGAGTTGCGGGACAGAGAAACCGAGGGGCACAGCCAGCGTGTCACGGAGATGACCCTGCGCCTGGCCCGGGCGCTGGGAATGAAGGAAGAGGAGCTGGTGCACGTTCGCAGGGGGGCCCTTCTGCACGATATCGGGAAATTGGGTGTTCCCGACAGCATCCTGCTCAAACCCGGTCCGCTTTCACCGGAGGAGTGGGAGATCATGCGCCAGCACCCGCGGTATGCTTACGAGATGCTTTCTCCCATTGCCTACCTCCGTCCGGCGATAGATATTCCTTACTGCCACCACGAAAAATGGGACGGCACGGGTTACCCGCGGGGGCTAAAGGGCGAGCAGATCCCGCTGGCGGCGCGCATCTTTGCCGTGGTGGATGTGTGGGACGCCTTGGGTTCGGACCGCCCCTACCGGCCGGCCTGGCCGCCGGAGAAAGTACGTGCTTTTATTAAGGAAGAAGCAGGCAGGCATTTCGACCCGCAAGTGGTAGAGGTATTTCTGAAGATTCTGGAAGAAAAAATCACAAAATGTGAATAA
- a CDS encoding accessory gene regulator ArgB-like protein produces MPGFNLTRPVAAYLREKLNLTPDEEEIALFGLQTILYPAVGLSLILFAGWLCGCLRTTLTVALTVLLLRLFSGGAHARSPLACALLGVIVVPALGKVAAVTAPLFTPFSLALTVAAGFLPVLVLTARLAPVDAPAKPVTAPEKRRRLRSLSLLVVLLVTAGQFILLFSGKALALVLAASLGLWWQTFTLTRAGHRFATILGDLKEGR; encoded by the coding sequence TTGCCTGGATTCAACCTAACCCGTCCTGTAGCGGCCTACTTAAGGGAAAAGCTAAACCTTACCCCGGACGAAGAAGAGATCGCCCTCTTCGGTTTGCAGACGATCCTTTACCCGGCGGTCGGGCTTTCCCTCATCCTTTTTGCGGGCTGGCTTTGCGGGTGCCTCCGGACCACCCTGACGGTCGCTTTGACGGTGCTTCTCCTGCGCCTCTTTTCCGGCGGCGCCCACGCCAGATCCCCTCTGGCCTGCGCCCTTTTAGGGGTGATTGTCGTCCCGGCGTTAGGGAAGGTGGCGGCCGTAACCGCGCCCCTTTTTACCCCTTTCAGCTTAGCCCTTACCGTGGCCGCCGGTTTTCTTCCGGTCCTGGTGCTTACCGCCCGCCTGGCACCGGTGGACGCGCCAGCCAAGCCCGTTACCGCGCCGGAAAAGCGGCGGCGGCTGCGTTCTTTGTCGCTCCTGGTAGTTTTGCTGGTCACCGCCGGGCAGTTTATCCTCCTCTTTTCAGGAAAAGCCTTGGCCCTCGTTCTCGCCGCGAGCCTGGGGCTCTGGTGGCAAACCTTCACCCTAACCCGCGCCGGCCACCGGTTTGCCACTATCTTAGGCGACCTTAAAGAAGGGAGGTGA